One window of Phaeobacter sp. G2 genomic DNA carries:
- a CDS encoding YjbH domain-containing protein → MSLCLSVSAVSLSTATAQTVSNYGTPGLLEIPSAEMFEDGTLAFTGGMLDGTLRTTMTFQMLPWVHGSFRYAVIEGFDGAIGNRYDRSFDIHFQLREESSRAPAVALGLRDFGGTGIYASEYLVATKTIQERFKLTAGIGWGRIAGRGSFSNPLGHFFERFNTRPGSGAGGIGATGQLDFGNWFRGDAALFGGVSWRYSDRLTFMAEYSPDLYPRETQNIGFEARSPLNVGVQYRFKNGAQLTGSYLYGSTLGFSYTYFIDPKKSVAPGGQGASPPPLLPVDRVALASWNLDDDTGRPAQKQAVLRQQLNEQGLRLVSLERHGETVSIGVENGTYGQAAQAVGRAARVLANTQEPEVEAFDIAIVSNGVPLSSVRINRADLYELEYDPDGAWRSFARAEVSNAVPLFEGHLTEGAFPDFKYRIGPYFQASFFDPDSPLRYEIGATLGADYTLRPGLSFSGSVRMPLAGNLDTVTRVSNSVLPKVRSNWARYAKESDLRLEHLTAEHIWQPGRDLYARATFGYLETMYGGLSAELLWFPINSRLAVGGELNYVKQRDFDVLFGFQDYSVTTGHISAYYDLPGDYHAQVDVGRYLAGDYGATLSVDREFNNGFKVGAFFTLTDVGFSDFGEGSFDKGIRLEIPVSWLTGRPTRNKLGQVIRPVLRDGGARLNVRNRLYGFTRDARSQQLAKGWGRFLR, encoded by the coding sequence GTGAGCCTATGCCTCTCTGTGTCTGCAGTTAGCTTGTCGACAGCAACGGCTCAGACGGTTTCAAACTATGGAACACCTGGCCTTCTGGAGATCCCGAGTGCCGAGATGTTCGAGGATGGCACCCTCGCGTTTACTGGTGGCATGCTGGACGGTACCCTGCGCACAACCATGACCTTTCAGATGCTGCCCTGGGTGCACGGAAGTTTTCGCTATGCGGTGATTGAAGGCTTTGATGGTGCAATTGGTAATCGGTATGACCGTAGCTTTGACATCCATTTTCAGCTTCGTGAAGAAAGCAGTCGCGCGCCGGCCGTTGCCCTGGGCCTCAGGGATTTTGGCGGGACCGGGATTTATGCGTCAGAATACTTAGTCGCGACTAAAACCATCCAGGAGCGCTTTAAACTCACAGCTGGGATTGGCTGGGGCAGGATCGCAGGGCGCGGCAGCTTCAGCAATCCTCTAGGGCATTTCTTCGAAAGATTTAATACAAGACCAGGCTCTGGTGCCGGTGGTATTGGAGCTACTGGACAGTTAGATTTTGGGAACTGGTTCCGCGGAGATGCTGCACTGTTTGGTGGTGTTAGCTGGCGTTACAGTGATCGCCTCACTTTTATGGCTGAATACTCTCCTGATCTATACCCAAGAGAAACTCAAAATATCGGATTTGAGGCGCGATCGCCTCTGAACGTTGGCGTCCAGTATAGATTCAAAAACGGTGCGCAGCTCACTGGATCTTATCTTTATGGGTCCACCCTTGGTTTCAGCTACACCTACTTTATAGACCCCAAAAAGAGCGTAGCCCCGGGCGGCCAAGGCGCTTCGCCGCCTCCTCTGTTACCAGTTGACCGAGTGGCCCTAGCGAGTTGGAATCTTGACGATGACACTGGTAGACCAGCGCAAAAACAGGCGGTTTTGCGGCAACAGCTGAACGAGCAGGGGCTGCGGCTGGTTTCTTTGGAGCGACATGGCGAAACCGTCAGTATCGGCGTGGAAAATGGCACCTATGGCCAGGCGGCGCAGGCGGTTGGGCGCGCAGCGCGTGTTCTGGCCAACACCCAGGAGCCAGAGGTCGAAGCCTTCGATATCGCGATAGTCAGCAATGGGGTGCCTCTCAGCTCGGTGCGCATTAACCGTGCCGATCTTTATGAGTTGGAGTACGATCCAGACGGGGCTTGGCGCAGCTTTGCCCGTGCGGAGGTTTCCAATGCGGTGCCGCTTTTTGAAGGCCATCTGACCGAGGGCGCTTTTCCTGATTTCAAGTATCGTATCGGCCCCTATTTTCAGGCGTCTTTCTTTGATCCTGACTCGCCGTTGCGGTATGAAATTGGCGCGACACTGGGCGCGGACTATACCCTGCGCCCAGGCCTTAGCTTTTCCGGTTCGGTCCGTATGCCTTTGGCTGGCAACCTGGACACTGTAACGCGAGTGTCTAATTCTGTTTTGCCTAAGGTCCGGTCGAATTGGGCGCGCTACGCAAAAGAATCCGACCTACGGCTAGAACACCTGACCGCAGAACATATCTGGCAGCCGGGTCGCGATCTTTATGCCCGCGCTACCTTTGGCTATCTTGAAACCATGTATGGTGGGCTTTCTGCTGAGCTGCTCTGGTTCCCGATCAACAGCCGTCTGGCGGTAGGGGGGGAATTGAACTACGTCAAACAGCGCGATTTTGATGTACTCTTTGGGTTCCAGGACTATTCAGTCACGACTGGTCACATCTCGGCTTACTACGACTTGCCCGGCGACTACCATGCGCAGGTGGATGTGGGCCGATATCTCGCTGGTGATTACGGGGCGACCCTCTCTGTGGATCGAGAGTTCAACAATGGTTTTAAGGTTGGTGCGTTTTTCACTCTGACCGATGTTGGCTTTAGCGATTTTGGAGAGGGCTCCTTTGACAAAGGCATTCGGCTTGAAATTCCCGTTTCCTGGCTCACAGGGCGGCCTACCCGCAACAAGCTGGGGCAGGTGATCCGGCCGGTTCTGCGCGACGGGGGGGCGCGGCTTAATGTGCGTAACCGCCTTTATGGCTTTACCCGCGACGCGCGCAGCCAGCAGTTGGCCAAAGGCTGGGGGCGGTTCCTGCGATGA
- a CDS encoding YjbF family lipoprotein, which produces MIRRLFPFVLLSLLVACGDAKDDFDLLRGSLNRDAPRFHPRANALASVRPIPPRLEVGFPSRDLSGVMLLETQRAGTQTWLTADGATITLKGGMLTSAKGFGSGLAGSDIRQSLALVQAGQAGTAERFHSFLNGNDEIELHAYRCEITPQGRAEIFVQGLAISALKMEEDCFGADQVFSNTYWLRPNSPEIIQSSQWTGDFLGNLFMKRVPE; this is translated from the coding sequence ATGATCCGGCGTCTTTTCCCCTTTGTCTTGCTTAGCCTGCTGGTTGCCTGCGGTGATGCAAAGGACGACTTTGATCTGTTGCGCGGCTCTCTGAACCGCGATGCGCCGCGGTTTCATCCGCGCGCCAATGCACTGGCCTCGGTGCGCCCGATCCCACCCCGCCTGGAGGTGGGCTTTCCCAGCCGTGATCTCTCTGGGGTTATGCTGCTGGAAACCCAGCGCGCCGGCACGCAAACGTGGCTAACGGCGGATGGGGCCACCATCACGCTGAAGGGCGGTATGCTGACGTCGGCCAAAGGCTTTGGCTCTGGCCTTGCAGGCTCTGATATCCGCCAGAGCCTGGCACTGGTGCAGGCGGGGCAAGCCGGAACCGCCGAGCGGTTCCACAGTTTTCTGAATGGCAATGACGAGATCGAGCTGCATGCCTACCGGTGCGAAATCACCCCGCAGGGCCGCGCGGAGATTTTTGTCCAAGGTTTGGCGATTTCGGCCCTGAAGATGGAAGAGGACTGTTTTGGAGCCGATCAGGTTTTCAGCAACACCTATTGGCTGCGCCCCAATAGCCCTGAGATTATCCAGTCTTCGCAGTGGACTGGTGACTTTCTCGGCAACCTCTTTATGAAGAGGGTACCAGAGTGA
- a CDS encoding polysaccharide biosynthesis/export family protein gives MRPFTLACSALAIAGILAGCSTIYRSPSVKAGVSDTGKVRVVAMTPETVLVANRASYQPKTLPVVFGLSAGSGAGASPRGIGTLPAAPSTQDGVRNALRLDPPPPVTNGPYTIGVGDVVVLSTPSTQGTVGELSGLLAAQNSRNGYTVQDDGSINIPDVGRVRLAGLTVDEGEALLFQRLVENQLDPTFSLEVSEFNSRRVSVGGAVGQPGVMPITLTPLTLGEALSSAGSVSVGDIDVSSVRIYRDGEMYQIPLEDLYSRSDLQNLHLLAGDSVFVDTDYDLSRAERYFSQQIQRAQTTVSGREIALDELTAAVSLRRAELNERRENFTQTIELDAVDRDYVYLSGEVRNQGRYTLPFNRKAVLADALFDTGGGIAKETGDASEVYVLRASDDVREFGAVTAWHLDVRNVANLAMASKFELRPDDIVFIAENPVTRWGRTIDQITPSLITAPINALGD, from the coding sequence GTGCGCCCATTTACCCTTGCTTGTAGCGCCCTTGCCATAGCCGGGATCTTGGCGGGATGTTCTACAATCTATCGCAGCCCTTCTGTCAAAGCCGGTGTGTCTGACACCGGAAAGGTCCGTGTAGTGGCAATGACGCCAGAAACGGTTCTGGTGGCTAACCGCGCGTCATATCAGCCTAAAACGTTGCCTGTGGTCTTTGGTTTGTCGGCTGGATCCGGTGCCGGCGCGTCCCCGCGCGGAATTGGTACACTACCTGCGGCCCCCTCGACCCAAGATGGCGTGCGCAATGCGCTGCGTCTGGATCCGCCCCCTCCTGTCACCAATGGTCCCTATACCATCGGCGTGGGCGATGTTGTCGTGCTCTCGACACCCTCTACTCAGGGTACAGTCGGTGAGCTTTCTGGGCTTTTGGCAGCGCAGAACAGTCGCAATGGCTATACGGTTCAGGATGATGGCTCGATCAACATCCCGGATGTGGGCCGCGTACGTCTTGCCGGTCTCACGGTGGACGAGGGCGAAGCGCTCTTGTTCCAGCGCCTGGTAGAAAATCAGCTGGATCCGACATTCAGCCTTGAAGTGTCAGAATTTAACTCCCGCCGCGTCTCGGTCGGCGGCGCCGTGGGGCAGCCAGGTGTCATGCCGATCACACTTACGCCGCTAACTTTGGGCGAAGCCCTCTCCAGCGCGGGCTCTGTCTCTGTTGGGGATATCGATGTGAGCTCTGTGCGCATCTACCGCGACGGAGAGATGTACCAAATTCCGCTGGAGGATCTCTATTCCCGCTCTGACTTGCAAAACCTGCATTTGCTCGCTGGAGATTCAGTTTTTGTCGATACCGATTACGATCTCAGCCGTGCTGAACGGTATTTCTCCCAGCAGATTCAACGGGCGCAGACAACTGTTTCTGGACGTGAAATCGCACTGGATGAGTTGACCGCTGCCGTTAGTCTACGCCGTGCTGAATTGAATGAACGGCGCGAAAACTTCACCCAAACTATCGAACTCGATGCCGTTGATCGCGACTATGTCTATCTGAGCGGCGAAGTCCGCAACCAGGGCCGGTATACGCTGCCCTTCAATCGGAAGGCCGTATTGGCGGATGCGCTGTTTGATACAGGCGGCGGAATTGCAAAGGAAACAGGGGATGCGTCCGAGGTATATGTACTGCGGGCCTCGGATGATGTGCGCGAGTTTGGTGCTGTGACTGCTTGGCACTTGGATGTGCGTAATGTCGCGAACCTGGCCATGGCCTCCAAGTTTGAGCTGCGCCCCGATGACATTGTGTTTATTGCTGAAAACCCTGTGACGCGCTGGGGTCGTACGATCGATCAGATTACACCGTCACTGATCACTGCACCCATCAATGCGCTTGGGGATTGA
- a CDS encoding IS3 family transposase: MLTSLHSLDYGWNHKRVYRIYCDLELKLRIKPKKRLKREKPEPLTVPEKPNETWSMDFMADQLADGRSVRTLNVLDDFNHEGLAIEVDFSLPAERVVRSLNQIIEWHGKPQVIRVDNGPEYVSGKLMEWAEKRNVRLEYIQPGKPQQNAYIERYNRTLRDEWLGQCIFETIEEAQDQATECLWTYNNERPNMGISGMTPVMKLKMAA; this comes from the coding sequence ATCCTGACATCGTTGCACTCGCTCGATTATGGGTGGAACCATAAACGCGTGTATCGGATCTATTGCGATCTGGAGCTGAAATTGCGGATAAAGCCGAAGAAACGCCTTAAACGTGAGAAGCCTGAACCGTTGACAGTGCCTGAGAAGCCAAATGAGACTTGGTCCATGGACTTCATGGCAGATCAACTTGCAGACGGTCGGTCGGTCCGGACGTTGAACGTGCTGGACGATTTCAACCACGAGGGTCTGGCCATTGAGGTGGATTTCTCACTTCCTGCTGAACGTGTCGTCCGCAGCCTGAACCAAATCATCGAATGGCATGGCAAACCGCAGGTAATACGGGTCGATAATGGGCCCGAATATGTCAGTGGAAAGCTGATGGAATGGGCTGAGAAACGGAACGTTCGACTGGAATACATCCAGCCCGGAAAGCCCCAGCAAAACGCCTATATCGAGCGCTACAACCGCACCCTTCGCGACGAGTGGCTCGGGCAATGCATCTTTGAAACCATCGAGGAGGCACAAGACCAGGCAACTGAATGTCTCTGGACTTACAACA